GCGAAGCCGGCGTCCTCGCCCTCGCGCAGGGAGAACCTGAACCGGGCGGTCGAGCCCTCGATCGTGGCCGGCCGGTCGGTGGAGAGCAGCGATCGCATCGCTCCGCCGCGGGCTTCGATGCCGGCCTCGGTCGCAGCGAGGAGCGGCGAGATCAGCCCGTACTCGGGCCGGGGGGCGAACTCCACCTCGATCTCGACCTCCCCCGAGGTGCACTCGATCCGGCGGAGGAGCGCCCGGGAAGCGCCGGCCCCGAGGTCGTGGCCGTGTTCGGTGGGGTCCAGGGCCATGGCGTCGGTGAGCACGGCGGTGCCTCCGTCGGTTCGGAAGGTCGTCTCCAGGACCATGGTCCGGTCGAGGTATCGGCGCTCGGCGGTGAACTCACCGGTGGGGGCGATGGAGTGGTGACCTGCCGACTGGTCCAGGATCCTGGCGAACACCGCCGGGCTGTCGAATCGGGGCCGGCACAGCCAGTCGATGGATCCGCTCCGGCTCACCAGGGCGGCCGAGTGACAGTCGGAGATCAGCGCGTAGTCGGCGATCGGCGTTGTGCTCATTGGCCCCTCCCTGGTGATCTCTACGGGGAACCCGGATCCGCTCCGCCGAGTTCCGACCTACCGTCTCTCCCGATGGTCCCGCGTTACACACGCGGGGAAGGAGGGGCCCTCGAGCGCTGTCAGCCGAGCGCTGCCTGGAGCTGGCGGAGGAAGCGGGGGATCACGCGCTTCTCCTGATAGCGGGCGAAGGTCTTCTCGAGGGGCTTGAACAGGCCTCGGCCTTCGCCCCCTGGGCGGGCAGAATTGGTCGCTACTTCGATTTCTTCGCCGAACGCTTTGGCGCACGCTGGCTGAGCGCGCTCGCCGCTGCGGTCTTCGAGGCCTTGCTGGTCCTCTTGTCACGGAGAACCTTCGACGCGGCCTTGGCCGCCCTGGATCCTGTCTTCCGCGATGCGGGCACTTGTCCACCTCCCTTCATGGAGAGACCCATCACTTTGACCTCCCGGTCCGGGAAGACAGCCCGGATTTCAAGCTCCCCGCCGATGGCGGTCACGTAGTTGCGCAGGGTGGAGAGGTAGACATCACCTTCGCGTTCCACACGCGAGACATTCGCTTGGGAGACGCCGAGGACATCGGCCACATCGACCTGCCGCAACTGCTGCGACTCTCGGAGTTCGAAAAGCGTTAGCGAGTCCCTGGCTCCTCGCTTGAACTCCTCGACTCGAGCGCGCCGACGAGGGTCGGCGTCGATAGCCGCCCGCAGCTCGTTGAAGTTTCGTCTCGCGCTCATTTCAGCTCTCCCTCTCGTCGTAGTTCCTCGAGATGCTCGTCGTACAGCCGATCCGCAATCGGGACCATGTGCTCATACCATTGCTTCCATCGCCCAGTCTTGTCACCTCCGATGAGCAGGATCGCCATCCGTCTCGGATCGAAGATGAACAGCACTCTCAAGTTGCCCTTCGGCGGAATCAACTCTTTCATGTTCGAGTGGCGGGAGATCTCGATGGGCGCCACCAGGGGGCGCCGGAGCCCGGGACCCTCTTCTTGGAGGATCTCAACGACAGCATCGATTGCATCCTGCTCCACCTCGGAAAGGGTGTTCCACCAGGCTCCGAATTCATCCGTGAACTCGACCTCCCAAGCCACGAATAGTCCACGACGTGTGGGCGGGGATCCGCTCGGACAGCCTGAACTGCCGCTCCTGCACCCACGACTCGGAGCTCTCGTGCGCGGTCATCGACGAGACGTGCGATCCGCGCGAGCCGGTCGACCCCCCGCCCGCCTACCGAGCGGACGCGCTAGGACTCGACCGCCGGAGCGCGCGGGTCTACGAGCGCCAGCCAGGAGGGGACCCGTGCCTTCGTTCCTCGGGCCTCTGCCAGCCGCAGGAGCTTCGCCTCGACGAATCGCTGGTCGCGCTG
This region of Actinomycetota bacterium genomic DNA includes:
- a CDS encoding helix-turn-helix domain-containing protein, with the protein product MSARRNFNELRAAIDADPRRRARVEEFKRGARDSLTLFELRESQQLRQVDVADVLGVSQANVSRVEREGDVYLSTLRNYVTAIGGELEIRAVFPDREVKVMGLSMKGGGQVPASRKTGSRAAKAASKVLRDKRTSKASKTAAASALSQRAPKRSAKKSK
- a CDS encoding type II toxin-antitoxin system RelE/ParE family toxin, producing the protein MAWEVEFTDEFGAWWNTLSEVEQDAIDAVVEILQEEGPGLRRPLVAPIEISRHSNMKELIPPKGNLRVLFIFDPRRMAILLIGGDKTGRWKQWYEHMVPIADRLYDEHLEELRREGELK